A window of the Canis lupus baileyi chromosome 1, mCanLup2.hap1, whole genome shotgun sequence genome harbors these coding sequences:
- the PLPP6 gene encoding polyisoprenoid diphosphate/phosphate phosphohydrolase PLPP6: MPSPRRNADARPLAAAASSSSSSSPGSPARGGGGGGGGGGGGGGGGRFEFQSLLGSRAPGADPACARLRAPESPVHRRGSFPLAGAGPSQAPAAALPEEGRMDLNPSFLGIALRSLLAIDLWLSKKLGVCAGERSSWGSARPLMKLLEISGHGIPWLLGTLYCLLRSDSWAGREVLTNLLFALLLDLLLVALIKGLVRRRRPAHNQMDMFVTLSVDKYSFPSGHATRAALVSRFILNHLVLAIPLRVLVVLWAFIVGFSRVMLGRHNVTDVAFGFFLGYAQYSIVDYCWLSPHNARVLFLLWNQQ; the protein is encoded by the coding sequence ATGCCGAGCCCCCGGAGGAACGCGGACGCCCGCCCgctggccgccgccgcctcgagcagcagcagcagcagccccggcAGCCCGgcccgcgggggcggcgggggcggcggcggcggcggcggcggcggcggcggcggcaggttCGAGTTCCAGTCCCTGCTCGGCAGCCGCGCGCCCGGCGCCGACCCCGCCTGCGCCCGGCTCCGCGCGCCCGAGAGCCCGGTGCACCGGCGCGGCTCCTTCCCGCTGGCCGGGGCCGGCCCGTCGCAGGCGCCCGCGGCCGCGCTGCCCGAGGAGGGCCGCATGGACCTGAACCCGTCCTTCCTGGGCATCGCCCTGCGCTCCCTGCTGGCCATCGACCTGTGGCTGTCCAAGAAGCTGGGCGTGTGCGCGGGGGAGCGCTCGTCCTGGGGTAGCGCGCGGCCCCTCATGAAGCTGCTGGAGATCTCGGGACACGGCATCCCCTGGCTGCTGGGGACCCTCTACTGCCTGCTCAGGAGCGACAGCTGGGCCGGGCGCGAGGTGCTCACGAACCTGCTCTTCGCCCTGCTGTTGGACCTGCTGCTGGTGGCCCTGATCAAGGGGCTGGTGCGCAGGCGCCGCCCCGCTCACAATCAGATGGACATGTTCGTCACCCTGTCGGTGGACAAGTACTCCTTCCCCTCGGGCCACGCCACCAGGGCCGCCCTGGTGTCTCGGTTCATCTTGAACCACTTGGTGCTGGCCATTCCGCTGCGGGTGCTTGTGGTACTGTGGGCCTTCATCGTGGGCTTCTCCAGGGTGATGCTGGGGCGGCACAACGTCACTGACGTGGCGTTTGGCTTTTTTCTGGGCTACGCGCAGTACAGCATCGTGGACTACTGCTGGCTTTCGCCGCACAACGCCCGGGTCCTCTTCCTACTGTGGAACCAACAATGA